The stretch of DNA CCTTTATCATGTTAGTATGTAACACACTTACACGGTATTTACGATATAAATACCCATCGGTTAATTTCAAAGAACCTGATTATATCCAGCTGCGATTCAAAGGATCTTCGTGACTTTCTCAGCGGCTTTTTTTAACTCGTTAAGGATCAGGCCGATGTATCCTTCCTTCCCAACAAGGACCACGATCAATGCATCCGGGCCTGCAGTAAATGTTATAAGATGTTTATCCTCCGTCTCGACGCTGATGGATTTTGGTTTCTGGCTGCTCAAACGCATAGTCGTGGATTCTGCCGATATGTAAAGGGTTGCTGTCAGGGCCGCAAATGCTTCACTATTGAGCCCATTATTTTTTTCTTTCGAAACCATAAGCAAACCCTGCTTTGAAATTACCGCCGCGAGTTCGATACCACCCACCCCCTCCAGGTCAGAGAGGACTTTTTCAAGGGATTTTGCAATTGTTTCCATCATTGTTCCGAATTTAACTCTCTAATCACCCTGAAATATATTACCCCTGTATACAAAAATGTATTGAATCTTATCTATAAAATATTTTACTTCCAGTATTTAGGCGAACATCCCTTCAGAATGGAGATTGGTTTTTGTTGTTTGGATCGTTAACTTTTTGATCGCGTTCTGGAAATCATCCATTCCCACGCTGTATCGCTCTTCTCTTACTGCAAGCATCCCGGCTTCCATCGCAATTGCCTTAAGATCCGAGCCATTGGCTCCATCGGTAAGAGAGGCGAGTGCTTCAAAATCAACCTCTTCTGAAAGCTTCATTTTCTTTGAATGGATTTTCAGGATTGTTGTGCGTGCTTCCTTACTTGGCATCGGGATTGCAATGAACCGATCGAATCTTCCGGGGCGAAGAAGCGCAGGGTCAAGTATATCAGGCCTGTTGGTTGCCGCTATTATCCTGACATTCCCCCGATTGTTAAAACCATCCATTTCCGAAAGGAGCTGCATCAGTGTGCGCTGGACTTCCCTGTCTCCGGAGGTTGCCGTGTCAAGGCGTTTTGCCCCTATGGAATCAAGCTCGTCTATGAATAGAATGCTCGGAGCTTTCTCTTTTGCCATTTTGAAAAGATCCCGCACCAGCCTTGCCCCTTCACCTATGTATTTCTGTACAAGCTCCGAGCCCACGATCCTGATGAACGTGGCCTTGGTCTGGCTTGCCACGGCTTTTGCAAGAAGTGTTTTCCCCGTTCCCGGAGGGCCATATAACAGTACGCCTTTTGGAGGCTCGATCCCGATACGTTCGAACACCTCTGGTTTTGTAAGGGGCATTTCTACCGTCTCTCTCACATCGCGGATCGGTTCCTCAAGACCCCCTATATCTGAATATGACACACCCGGGGACTCTATGACTTCCATGGCGTTCACATACGGATCGCGTGAAGAAGGAAGGACCCCGATGACTGCAAGAGTCTGGTAATTCAAAGAAACCCGCGACCCCGGTACGAGTTCGGAGCTGTTTATCAGCTGTGATGCTCCCACCACGAACTGCGGGCCGGTGCTGCTCCTGATAATGACCTTATTGTTTTCAAGAACATCCACCACACTGCCCACGACCAGCGGAGGTGTTTTGAGCCTTTCAAGCTCGCTTTTTAACTGCCTTAACTCTCTCTCATACTTGAGCTTCTGGCTCTCAGTAAAACGCTTTTCCAATTCTATCTTATTGGCCTGGTCCCTCAGGATATTGTTCCTTTCCTCAAGCATTTTTATCCTGTCCATCAAATAGCGAGAAAAATCGTCGCTTGCCATACCGATCGGGCTTTCCCGGTTTTCCTGAGCTTCAGACATGGTGGTCTCCGAATGATATTTAAGCGTGTACGGTATATAGAGTTTTCGTCGAGATGAATGGGATGCAATGTGAAATATGCGGCGATGACATAAAAGGGAATCCAACCAGGGTGACTGTGGAAGGGACTGTCCTGGATGTGTGCGGAAAATGTGCCCGTTACGGGAAACCAACCGACAAATGGACCCCGGTGTCCAGGAAAATGTTACCCACAGAGAAGGTAATTGTAACCCGCAGGCCAAGAAGAGATGTTTTTGATAAACTTGAGGATGAGATCAACCCGGATTATGCCCACATTATCAAGAAAGCCCGGGAATCTCAGGGGTTAACGATCGAAGAGCTTGCCTCGAAGATGATGGAAAAATCCACATTACTAAGAAAAATCGAACGTGAGGAACTCATACCCGAAGATGCAGTAAGGAAAAAACTTGAAACAACACTTAATATAAAATTGACCGAAAAGATATCATCTCAAGACCAGCGCGGTGGCGGGTTCATCCGTGGGACCACGCTTGGCGATGTGGCCATTATACGAAAGAAAATGAAATGACAGGTATTTAACAATCCCATCCGAACTTCAGGATATTTACTTATTTTTAGATTCTGCCAACCATTCTTTCATAGAAATTGCACCACTCTTCAAATCCGCATCCAGAGTTCCAGGGCATATTTGCCCTGAAATCCTTCACAATATCAAAATACTCCCGGGGGAACCATGGTGCTTTGAAATCGAACTGGTCAAAGTCACCCCAATCTTCAAGGGAAGTTAGAGGTTTCAAACCTTTCTCAAGCGAGACATCGTATAGTCTCGTGTTCGGGTAGGGTGTATAGAATGATAAAAGAATATCCATATGAGCAAGTCTGCCATGTTTGCCGTATGCGCATATTATCTTATGTATCTCGCTCAATGTGCTTTTAACCTCTTTTCCCGCTTCGACCCCCGGAATCCCCACCATGAACGAACCCCGGATGTCAATATCATGCTTTATGCACTTATCGATGCAATTCTTTATCTGGCTCACCCTGGAGCCTTTGTTCATTGCATCCAATGCATCCTGAAATCCGCTTTCAAATCCAATGAATATTTCATGTATGCCGGCTTCGCGCGCTAACGCCCAGACGCTCTCATCCATGCGCGAAAGCTGCTCCATCCTGCCATTCACACTTGTCAGACGGATGCCCAGGTCTTTTTCGATCAGAAGCCTGCACAATTCTTTCACACGCCTGACATTAAGGAAGAAATCACTGTCCCTTATCATGAATGTGTCTATGTTGTATGTCTTTGCAAGGTATTCAAGCTCTGAAACCACGGTTTCATGCGCAAGTCCTGACCAGTGCCTGGCGCAGAATATTGGCTCAGAGCAGAAATCACATCCTGAGGCACAGCCCTGGCTTGTATAATAGTCAATGCATCGAGTCCCGAACTTATATCCCTTTATGTGCCGCTCCACCTCTATCATATCATACGGAACGGGGGGAAAGGCATCGAGTTTTTCAAATATCCTGTCAGGGTTGTTCATGATCCTGCCCCCATCTTTAAACGAAGCCCCGGGAATTCCGTCAATTGCACCATTATTGCTGAGTCTCTTCACGACCTCCCTGAATGTGAGTTCTCCCTGGCCCCTGATAACAATATCAATATTAGGGTTTTCAAGCGTCTGCACCGGTTCAGTGGATGGGTGATACCCGCCCCAGATGACAGGCAAATCAGGATTGCGTTCTTTAACAGCCGCGCAAATGTTAATCCCGTCCCTGATCTGGTAGCAGGTCATGCTGCTCACTGCAAGACAGAGCGCATTATCGCACGCGTCCAGGATCTGCTTTCTGTAATCTTTATCCACTGCTGCATTGATGATCTTAACTTCAAATTCATTCCTGACCATCCGGGCAAGAGCAAGAAGGGAAAGGGGGACATTGACAAGAGGAACCTGAAGCGACGTGGTCTTCTTATTTTGGATTGCAACAGGATGTTTTACAGGCATCGGATTGAACAAAATGATAGTGTTCTTTTTCATGTTCACGGTCAGTTCTATGAATGTGCTACTATTTCAATTTAGAACTCCATGAAATCGCAATCATCCCATAAAAAAGTTTTAAATAGTTGCAGGGAAAATATAAACTATACCTGACCGACATTTTGTATTCTAGAGAATAACATGGGTACGCAATGGAACCGATAATAGAAATTCGCGGATTATCGAAAAGTTATGGCAATTTCAGTGCGTTAAATAACGTTTCCCTGAGCATAGAAAAGGGAACGATTTTCGGTCTTCTCGGCCCGAACGGGGCAGGCAAATCTACATTGATAAAGGTACTGTCATGCCAGTCAAGGCCCACGTCCGGACGGGCATATATCTCCGGTCTGGATGTAGTCAATGATAAGAAAGAAGTGCTTTCAATCATCGGGGTCGTCCCTCAGGAACACAGTTTCTATGATGAGCTCACGGTAAATGAAAATCTCGAGTATTTCGGTTCACTGTACGGCATTCCAGTCATTGAGATCAAAAAAAGAGGCCATAGAATCCTGGAAATGCTGCAACTGGGTGATAAGAGCGCAAGTTTTGCGGGCACGCTGTCAGGTGGAATGAAAACCAGGTTGAATATCGCCTGCGCACTGGTACATAAACCCGATGTGCTCATCCTGGATGAACCCAGCGTAGGACTTGACCCGGTTTCCAGGAAAGCATTGTGGAATACCATCAGATCAGTCAATAGCGAAGGCACTAGCGTTCTTATCACCACGCATTATATGGAAGAAGCCGACCTGCTGTGCGACTGGATAATGATAATGAACAGGGGCAAGATAGTCGTTGAAGGAACATCTGAAGAGCTGAAAAAAATGTTGGGAGCAAGGGTTATCCAGATAACGAGCGCTCCAGGCGACTATCGATCGATCAAAAGCAAAGTGGAGTTGCTGGAAGCGGTATCATCCTGCAGCATTGGCGAGAAAGGATTGAAGCTATCCCTCAAGGAAGATCTGCCGCTTCAGGCGATCTTTGAAATATTCGAATCCATGGGTGAAAAAATAAAGGACGTTGAATCCAGCAGGCCCAGCCTGGAGGACGTGTTCATCCATGCAGCAGGGGAGGAATGGCATTGATCGGCTTTTCTGTTATAAAGAAGGATTTGAAGGTTTATGTACGCCATAAAAAAACGTTGCTGCTGATTTTTATTGCACCAATCCTTATCATGATATTGATCGGGTCTGTGTTCTCAGGTTCATCAGGTGAAGGTCTTAAGGATGTAAAGCTGGGTGTGGGGGGTGGATCAGACCAGGGAAAGCAAATCATTGAAGAATTGAATACCAGCAAGATGTTCGTGATCGTCAAAGAGAACACGAGCGATCCTGCTGTTATTGAAAATGGTGTAAAAGAGGGAAAATACAGTGCAGGGATTTTCATTCCTGAGAATCAGACCCAGGTGATTCGATTATACCTGGATAATTCAAAAGTGCAGATTGCGCCGGTTATTTCTACTGTTTTCCTCACCACCACCGAAAAAATGTCCTACGAACTCACCCTTGGTTTCATCAGCAAGCTGTGGGAAAACCTGGCTCAGATGGAATCCGAACTGGATCCGCTGAAGGATGGGGTCACCCGTATCAATGGAAGTATCGCGGACATGAATCGGGATACCCAGAAAGTACTGATCTCAATGAACAACATAAACGCCACCGGCCTGAATGAGTCGATCGTCTTGATGAAAAACACCATTGACCAGATGGGTCTCGACCTTAACAGGACCGGCTCTGATATCAATGTAACGCGCACAGAGATAATCGAACTGGATAAGAACGTGAGTTCGATATACGACGATTCGGCTGCACTGAGAGATGACCTGAAATTCGTGGTCGATAATATCGATTCCACGGATGCCTCATTGTTTGCCATCCAGACAAATTTGCAAGGGACTTATAATCTGACTTGTGGTGGTCCATCAGCGCCGCAGTGCGTTTCACTTGCCGGCACCATCAGGCAGGTACAGGATACAAGAGCCCTACTGCTTGAAAGGACTGACCGTATCAGGTCTCTTTACAACGGTCTTGTGAATGTAGCCCAGAAAGGTGCGGAATTGCACCAAAAATTGAACGAGACTGACACGCGGCTTCAAAATATGCAGGGGTCTATAACCAATTACACGGCTGAGATCTCAGGTATATCTGGAAATATCACAAATATCGAATCTGCGGTCATCACCCTGGGAAATGTGAAGGACAGTTCAGCCAACCTCTCCCTCCAGATGGGAAACCTGACCTCTGAAATATCCAACGGAACATCCAATCTATCATCGGATATTGCCTGGACGAAAAGCGTTTTAAGCGAAGTGATCAAGAAGTCACCCGCTGCTATTGCCGCCCCAATTAAATTGGAAAGGGAGTCGGTTTTCAGCGACAGGTCATATCTTGACTTCCTGATGCCCGCAATTATTTCAATTGTGCTGATGTTCGTTTCATTCCTTCTTGCATCCATAACAATCGTCCAGGAGAAGTCGAAGAAGACCCTGATCAGGACGCTTTTGACACCCCTATCTTTAGAAGAATTTATCCTCGCAAAGACATCTGCGCTCATCTTTATCGCCCTGCTGCAGGGAATTATCATGATCGTCGTGGCCTACGTGCTTTATGGAATAGCGATACCGGTCAACCAGCTCGGTCTCCTTTTCCTGGTGATACTCATATATTCGGCCTGCTTCATAGGGATCGGCATGGCAGTTGCAACGTTTGCGGAATCGGAGAATACGGCCATGCTCTCATCCCTGGTGCTGAGCATACCCATGCTTTTCCTCTGCGGCGTTTTCTTCCCGTTCGAGACCATGCCCCAGCTGATGGCTGCTCTTGGCGGCGCTCTTCCGATCACATTGGGCATCAAGGCGCTGGAATCTGTCCTGATTTACCAGAAAGGGTTCGATGTACTCGCTGGATATCTTGTGCCACTCATTGCATACGGTTTAGCTGGATTGGGGTTGGCGTACCTGCTATTGAGAAAAGAGGTCAGGGATTGAATTTCCCTCTGTTACAAAAAAATTATGGTTCTATACGCATATGAAGAAGCCATGGTCCCCAATCCCGTTGTCCGCATCAGTCACGTCTCTTTGGTACGGAACAATAAAACCGTCCTGCAGGATATCTCCTTCTGCATTAATCGAGGCGAGCACTGGTCGATATTGGGACCAAACGGCTCGGGAAAGACAAGCCTTGTAAGTATAATCAACGGCTATCACCAGCCCTCCGAAGGAGAAACATGGGTTCTGGGAAAAAAATTCGGATCTACCGACCTTCGGGAACTGCGCAGAAATATCGGAGAATGCAGTTCCGAGATACGGGATATGGTACATGATTGGGAATCTGTCAATGATATCGTGCTATCAGGCAGGTTCGGCAGTATAGGTCTTTATGAATCCCCATCCATGGCAGACCTTGAACGCTCTTCCTTTCTGATGGAATTTTTTGGATTGTCGGGGGACAGGCAGTTCAGAACGCTTTCGTTCGGAGAACAGCAGAAGACCCTGATCGCCAGGGCAATGATGCCTGAACCTGATTTACTGGTGCTGGACGAGCCATGCGCAGGGCTTGACCCCAGGGCAAGGGAAGAACTTCTGGATGCGGTGCAGGAAATGTGTCTCATGCCAGGTGGCCCGACATTGATCTATGTCACTTACCATATTGAAGAGATAATGCCTGCCATAACCCATACAATGGCGCTGCGGGATGGGAGTATTGTTGCATGCGGTCCAAAAAAGGAAGTGCTTACAGGTGAAGTATTGAGCAGGACTTTTGACCTGTCCATCTGCCTCAATGAAAATGGAGGACGCCTATGGCCTGTGATATTGAAAGGCCGGGTCGCGGCTAAAAATAGATCTCAGCGGTCTTTTTCAACATTATCGCAAAATCTTAAATAAATCAGCTAATAATACCTGTCCACTTATGGCATGGTTCGATGTGGATATATTCAGGAAATGCATCGAGGTAGACCTGCATTGCTATTCCCATAGAACTGCGCTGATTGCTGCGCGCGAGAAAATACAGGAGGCCTATGAACACGGGTTCAGGCATATCAGGCTGATCCACGGCTCAACGAATATCAGGAATAACGGAGACGGGGGAAGTATAAAATTTGCGCTTCGCTCCATGTTGAAGAAAGGCGCGCTCGAAAAGTGGGTGGAGGAAAAGGATTCCAAGAACCACAGGGTAAGTGACGGGTCAATAATTCTTGCTCTTCGTAAAAACCCTGCACCGATGAATCAGGAATGGAAAGAGATGCCGTTGGATGAATATTAAGGGGATTCAGATATGGTAAAGCTGACACAATGCGGCTTTTTATAATCATGTCAGAAGACCTGAAGGAAATCCAGGAATTTGTCAAGAAGATTTTAATTTATTTCTCATGAATTACTGATTTCTTACGAATTTGAATTCCCACAGGCTCCCGCCCTTTATCTCCTTTTGCTTCAGGTGCTCTATCTCATGGGCTATGTCGTAAGCAGTTGACCCGTCAAATACCAAATCCTTTTCTGCAAGTTCTTCTACATTTATTTCTTTTTTGAGTGGATGGACGGTCGCTTTAATGATGCGATCGCTCGTGACCTTGACCCTGTACGGGCGCCTGACCAGCAGCCTTACTTCCTCTTCGCCGCATTTCTCCAGCCTGTGGACGAGTCCCTCTTCTTCTTTTAGGACGGGATTTACGAACAGGTATATTTCCTCGAGGGAATAACCAAGTCTTTCTTCGTCATCGTAAATTGTGGTTTTGTCCAGGATGGCTATGGTCCTTATGTTCTCCGAGGAATAACTGTAATCGCCGCCGTCCCTAAGAGAGAGAAGGAGCGGTAGAAAGGCGTCGCTGGGGATGTCGAAGCTTGAAATGAGTTCTTTCTCGGCGCGGGTGAAGGCGAGTATTTGCCTGAGATTTTCGGTGTCCATTCATTAAGTTAATATATCTTATTACATAACCATTTTATCCCACCATCACCTCTTAAGCCTCAATGATATTCGAAAAAATCCCCACAGTCCCCACCTCTGAAGAACTCCTGGACAAGTCCTTCCGCCGCGCCGCGCGCGCCAAGCATGGAAAGCGCATACTTGACCGCGCATCCAAGCTCAAAGCCGAGGAATCCATGCTTCTCACCGCGGCCAACATACTCAATGATAACCTGGTGAATGTTGTCAGGAAATTCCCGAGCCTGGACGGGATACCGCCTTTCTATCTGGAACTTGCAGATATACTCGTGGGCGTGGAAGAGATGAAAATGAATCTCGCCTCGGTGCAGTGGGCGGGGACCAAGATAAATGAGCTGGCACGAAAGTACGTTGGGATGATGCGTGATGCCGAGGATGCGAAGGTGGTGCGAAAGCAGGCGTTCGGGCGCATCTCCTCTATCGTGGACAGCATAGACGGAAACCTGCGATTCCTGAATAATGCAAGGAATAAGCTTCGGAAACTTCCCGCCATAGATGAGGGGCCTGCAATAGTCATTGCCGGTTATCCCAATGTGGGAAAATCCAGTTTTGTTGCGCTTGTGAGCAGCGCGCACCCTGAGATAGCCCCGTATCCCTTCACCACAAAAGGGCTGGCAGTAGGGCACTTTGAACGGAAAAGGGTGCGATACCAGGTAATAGACACCCCGGGGCTTCTTGACCGTCCCCTTGAAGAGAGGAATGAAATAGAACTTCAGGCAATTTCTGCGCTCAAGCATGTTGGAAAAGTCATGCTCTACATAGTCGATCCCTCCGAGACCTGCGGCTATACTCTTGAAAAGCAGATGCATCTTCTGGAGGAGATAAAAAATGAGTTCAATATCCCCATGATAGTCGTAGCGAACAAGACAGATATTTCCGCCCCGGCCGAGGGTGTGGATATGAGTATGTCCACGCTGACAGGAGAAGGAGTGGATACGGTTCTTGAGCGGCTTATAGAAATGATCCCTGAAGCTCGTCAGGATAACATTTGAAGGAAACTTAATCGCTCAACTGGAGAAGCAGCATAAAAAAGCGATAGGTGAAACACAAGCAAGGATTAAACGGTTGAAGGAATCAGGGAAATAATAAACCCCTATATTTCTACTGCAATTTATAAAAATCAATAATATACATTTGGATAATTCACATGTGTATGTAACGAGTTAAACTTTTATACTTTATTAGTATATTATTATATCCATTATTTAAAGGAATGAAAAGAAGGAGAAAAACTAAATGATGACAAAAATAGTTCATGTCCAATCAGTATTACTATATGAAGATACCATTGCATTAAAGGAAAAAACAGGTGAGTCCTCCATTAAAGAGGCTATTTCAAAGGCAATTTACCATTATTTAAAATGCCAAAATTCTGATGGAGATAAAAGCAAAAATACTTAGGAAAACTTATCTTCTTTTATCATCCTTCTTTTTACTTCTACCGTTTTTGCATCTTTTAGGGCATTTCTCTCCTGCTATAGTCTCAATAAGATATATAAACAATCATTCGTTAATATACTAACAATTATGCAAGGAATATACGAAGGCTATCCAGTAATGCTTCATGATAGAGCTTGGACTGTAATCCTTACTTTATCGCAAGATAATACAGGCACAACTCATTTTGACAGAGCCATAGAACTCATTAAACATTCTGGACAGGCATCTGTCGTGAGGAATTAAGGGATAATGACAATATTTTTTCAAAAATTTCCTTCCACAGATACCATATACTTTTATGCATTAAAAAGAATGTGAGAAGTTAATAAATGTCATTAAAGGCATTCAAGATAGAATATGATAAAAATGGTTTACAAAAGAGGGAAGTCGCGAGACCGAGACTGATACTAATATTAATAATGCTGTTAACGGTAAATTAGTATTCATTGAGAATCTGGAGCATTAATGCCAATAGGTGTATATATCTGCCACTGCGGGTCGAACATAGCAGGAACCATTGATGTCGAGGACGTCAGGAAACATGCAGAAAAGCTGAAAGACGTAGTGGTAGCAAGGGACATACCTTTCGCGTGCGGCGACTCCGGGCAGGAGCAGGTCAAAAAAGACATCGAGGAGCTGAAGCTTGACAGGATAGTAGTGGCCGCATGTTCTCCACGCCTGCACGAAGTCACTTTCAGGCGCGTGCTTGAACAATCTGGCCTTAATCCCCATCTTCTTGAGATGGTCAATATCAGGGAGCAGGGTTCATGGGTACACTCAAATACCAACAGCATGGCGACGCAGAAAGCAAAAGATCTCGTAGCTATGGGCGTGGCAAAGGCCGCGCTTCTCTCCCCCCTCGAAAAAAAGACGCTTCCAGCGAACAAGGATGTGCTTGTTATCGGGGCAGGAGTTGCGGGTATAGAGGCAGCCCTTTCCCTGGCTGATATCGGAGTAAAAGTCCGACTGGTTGAAAAGGAACCGACCATCGGCGGCAAAATGGCGCTGATGAACGAGGTATTCCCTACCAACGACTGCTCGATGTGCGTTCTGGCTCCCAGGATGTCAGATGCACAGAACCATCCAAACATTACCCTGTATACCTATTCAGAGATAAAGAAAATCGAGGGCAGAGCGGGGAATTTCAAAGTAACAGGAATTAAAAAGCCGCGCTACATCGATGAGAAAAAATGCAAGGGCTGTATCGACATCTGCGCCCAGGTCTGCCCCATCGATGTACCAAACCAGTTCGATTTCGGGATAGGAAAGCGAAAGTCCATCTACATACCTTTTGCGCAGGCCGTGCCGCTGGTAGCATGCATAGACGAGCATTGCGTGGGCTGCGACCTGTGCAGGCTTGCATGCCCTGCCGAGGCAGTGGATTTCACACAGAAGCCGGAGGAGTTCGAGTTCAATGTAGGGGCGATAATCGTTGCAACAGGCTATCAGCCCTTTGATGCCGCGCGGAAGGAAGAGTATGGTTATGGCAGGTACAGGGATGTCATAACCAGCCTGGAGCTTGAGAGGATGCTGAACTCTGCAGGGCCAACACACGGCAGGGTGATCTCGCCATCCACGGGAAAGGATGTGAGAAGCGCCGCCTTCATCCTGTGCGTTGGTTCGCGTGACGAACAGGTGGGAAATCCCTATTGCTCCAAGGTGTGCTGCATGGCATCAATAAAGAACGCCGTCAAGATCGCTGAAAAATATCCTGATGCGAAAGTCTCAGTGCATTACATTGATATCAGGGCAGGCGGCGAGATGTATGAGGAGTACTATAGACGCGCCCAGGAGATGGGCGTCTCGTTCGTACGCGGGCGCGTGGCTGAAGTAGAAGAATCCGACGGGAAAACGATAATCCATTATGAAGATACTCTTTCAGGAGAGAAATGCCATGAGGAATACGATCTCGTTGTGCTCGCCATCGGCATGGAGGCGAACAAAAACGCAGAGGCGCTGGGAAAGATGCTGAACCTCTCCACGCGACCTGACCGCTTCTTCCAGAGCTCCCATCCCAAGATGCGCCCGGTGCAAACACATACGAAGGGCGTATTTATTGCAGGTTGCGCCTCTGGTCCGAAGGAAATACAGGTATCCATAGAGCAGGGGAGTGCGGCCGCAGCCAAAGCCGTTAGCCTTCTCCATACGGGGGAGATAGAGATCATGCCCATGAGTGCATATGTACTCCCTGAGCTTTGCGAGGGATGCGGGATATGTGAAAACGTATGCGAGCTGGGACGCATCAAGGTAATCGACGGGAAGGCAGTCGTGGACGAGGTGGCATGCAGGGGATGCGGCGCATGCAGTGCCGCATGCCCGAACGGTGCGATACAGCTTGGAAGTTATACGGACGAGCAGATAATGGCGCAGATACAGGAAGCCACCCGGGTGATCAGTGAGTATCCTCTGGTGATCGGGTTC from Candidatus Methanoperedens sp. encodes:
- a CDS encoding ABC transporter permease, which produces MALIGFSVIKKDLKVYVRHKKTLLLIFIAPILIMILIGSVFSGSSGEGLKDVKLGVGGGSDQGKQIIEELNTSKMFVIVKENTSDPAVIENGVKEGKYSAGIFIPENQTQVIRLYLDNSKVQIAPVISTVFLTTTEKMSYELTLGFISKLWENLAQMESELDPLKDGVTRINGSIADMNRDTQKVLISMNNINATGLNESIVLMKNTIDQMGLDLNRTGSDINVTRTEIIELDKNVSSIYDDSAALRDDLKFVVDNIDSTDASLFAIQTNLQGTYNLTCGGPSAPQCVSLAGTIRQVQDTRALLLERTDRIRSLYNGLVNVAQKGAELHQKLNETDTRLQNMQGSITNYTAEISGISGNITNIESAVITLGNVKDSSANLSLQMGNLTSEISNGTSNLSSDIAWTKSVLSEVIKKSPAAIAAPIKLERESVFSDRSYLDFLMPAIISIVLMFVSFLLASITIVQEKSKKTLIRTLLTPLSLEEFILAKTSALIFIALLQGIIMIVVAYVLYGIAIPVNQLGLLFLVILIYSACFIGIGMAVATFAESENTAMLSSLVLSIPMLFLCGVFFPFETMPQLMAALGGALPITLGIKALESVLIYQKGFDVLAGYLVPLIAYGLAGLGLAYLLLRKEVRD
- a CDS encoding proteasome-activating nucleotidase, which gives rise to MSEAQENRESPIGMASDDFSRYLMDRIKMLEERNNILRDQANKIELEKRFTESQKLKYERELRQLKSELERLKTPPLVVGSVVDVLENNKVIIRSSTGPQFVVGASQLINSSELVPGSRVSLNYQTLAVIGVLPSSRDPYVNAMEVIESPGVSYSDIGGLEEPIRDVRETVEMPLTKPEVFERIGIEPPKGVLLYGPPGTGKTLLAKAVASQTKATFIRIVGSELVQKYIGEGARLVRDLFKMAKEKAPSILFIDELDSIGAKRLDTATSGDREVQRTLMQLLSEMDGFNNRGNVRIIAATNRPDILDPALLRPGRFDRFIAIPMPSKEARTTILKIHSKKMKLSEEVDFEALASLTDGANGSDLKAIAMEAGMLAVREERYSVGMDDFQNAIKKLTIQTTKTNLHSEGMFA
- a CDS encoding ABC transporter ATP-binding protein, encoding MVPNPVVRISHVSLVRNNKTVLQDISFCINRGEHWSILGPNGSGKTSLVSIINGYHQPSEGETWVLGKKFGSTDLRELRRNIGECSSEIRDMVHDWESVNDIVLSGRFGSIGLYESPSMADLERSSFLMEFFGLSGDRQFRTLSFGEQQKTLIARAMMPEPDLLVLDEPCAGLDPRAREELLDAVQEMCLMPGGPTLIYVTYHIEEIMPAITHTMALRDGSIVACGPKKEVLTGEVLSRTFDLSICLNENGGRLWPVILKGRVAAKNRSQRSFSTLSQNLK
- a CDS encoding multiprotein bridging factor aMBF1 produces the protein MQCEICGDDIKGNPTRVTVEGTVLDVCGKCARYGKPTDKWTPVSRKMLPTEKVIVTRRPRRDVFDKLEDEINPDYAHIIKKARESQGLTIEELASKMMEKSTLLRKIEREELIPEDAVRKKLETTLNIKLTEKISSQDQRGGGFIRGTTLGDVAIIRKKMK
- a CDS encoding radical SAM protein; translated protein: MKKNTIILFNPMPVKHPVAIQNKKTTSLQVPLVNVPLSLLALARMVRNEFEVKIINAAVDKDYRKQILDACDNALCLAVSSMTCYQIRDGINICAAVKERNPDLPVIWGGYHPSTEPVQTLENPNIDIVIRGQGELTFREVVKRLSNNGAIDGIPGASFKDGGRIMNNPDRIFEKLDAFPPVPYDMIEVERHIKGYKFGTRCIDYYTSQGCASGCDFCSEPIFCARHWSGLAHETVVSELEYLAKTYNIDTFMIRDSDFFLNVRRVKELCRLLIEKDLGIRLTSVNGRMEQLSRMDESVWALAREAGIHEIFIGFESGFQDALDAMNKGSRVSQIKNCIDKCIKHDIDIRGSFMVGIPGVEAGKEVKSTLSEIHKIICAYGKHGRLAHMDILLSFYTPYPNTRLYDVSLEKGLKPLTSLEDWGDFDQFDFKAPWFPREYFDIVKDFRANMPWNSGCGFEEWCNFYERMVGRI
- a CDS encoding Smr/MutS family protein, translating into MAWFDVDIFRKCIEVDLHCYSHRTALIAAREKIQEAYEHGFRHIRLIHGSTNIRNNGDGGSIKFALRSMLKKGALEKWVEEKDSKNHRVSDGSIILALRKNPAPMNQEWKEMPLDEY
- a CDS encoding NOG1 family protein, which translates into the protein MIFEKIPTVPTSEELLDKSFRRAARAKHGKRILDRASKLKAEESMLLTAANILNDNLVNVVRKFPSLDGIPPFYLELADILVGVEEMKMNLASVQWAGTKINELARKYVGMMRDAEDAKVVRKQAFGRISSIVDSIDGNLRFLNNARNKLRKLPAIDEGPAIVIAGYPNVGKSSFVALVSSAHPEIAPYPFTTKGLAVGHFERKRVRYQVIDTPGLLDRPLEERNEIELQAISALKHVGKVMLYIVDPSETCGYTLEKQMHLLEEIKNEFNIPMIVVANKTDISAPAEGVDMSMSTLTGEGVDTVLERLIEMIPEARQDNI
- a CDS encoding DUF5371 family protein; amino-acid sequence: MMTKIVHVQSVLLYEDTIALKEKTGESSIKEAISKAIYHYLKCQNSDGDKSKNT
- a CDS encoding ABC transporter ATP-binding protein; this translates as MEPIIEIRGLSKSYGNFSALNNVSLSIEKGTIFGLLGPNGAGKSTLIKVLSCQSRPTSGRAYISGLDVVNDKKEVLSIIGVVPQEHSFYDELTVNENLEYFGSLYGIPVIEIKKRGHRILEMLQLGDKSASFAGTLSGGMKTRLNIACALVHKPDVLILDEPSVGLDPVSRKALWNTIRSVNSEGTSVLITTHYMEEADLLCDWIMIMNRGKIVVEGTSEELKKMLGARVIQITSAPGDYRSIKSKVELLEAVSSCSIGEKGLKLSLKEDLPLQAIFEIFESMGEKIKDVESSRPSLEDVFIHAAGEEWH
- a CDS encoding roadblock/LC7 domain-containing protein, coding for MMETIAKSLEKVLSDLEGVGGIELAAVISKQGLLMVSKEKNNGLNSEAFAALTATLYISAESTTMRLSSQKPKSISVETEDKHLITFTAGPDALIVVLVGKEGYIGLILNELKKAAEKVTKIL